The Ptiloglossa arizonensis isolate GNS036 chromosome 13, iyPtiAriz1_principal, whole genome shotgun sequence genome window below encodes:
- the LOC143153901 gene encoding sushi, von Willebrand factor type A, EGF and pentraxin domain-containing protein 1 isoform X3 produces MIGPCAKRCILIGLLSRLFVSSAATNDVPRFDTRLNVETIEEDTSAPFLFNFGERRSTNRREPIRSFEDAKKMFKNKADTLSRLFKIHIDRLKSQTEQVELVFLVDASGSVGLTNFQSELNFVKNLLSDFIVEPSATRVAIVTFGGRRHIKRNVDQISRTGDNDHKCYLLNKQLNNISYSGGGTYTRGALIEALKILENGRQNAEKAVFLITDGFSNGGDPRPAANLLKSAGATIFTFGIRTGNVQELHDIASLPGYTHSYFLDSFSEFEALARRALHRDLRAGKYVPVTVPDNCGLLCKNISEVENEQTCCDNFATCACGIATGHYACICPTGYFGSGFKGSCQPCPNGTYASEEISGDSTSTCISCPDANHVTIKVPATSVAHCVCASGFTTDGNKCEVITCPKLKIPENGYLVKAGACSNVVHAACGIRCRIGFYLTGDSIRLCGKDGSWSGNEPKCLLKTCPALRAPTHGRMRCQNEEDQHLITENFTAYPIDARCQFRCDNGYQLRGSKIRNCLPLSQWDGLKATCKAITCEPLKRIANGNILPENCFGPEKVPFGINCTIMCKKGFLLEGPQTKLCGGRSGVWSQRRSVNRCIDETPPLIVCPSDIVTWSLPKRNYAYVNWTTPTVADNADELPLIWSKPYVTFPWKVKIGTRTVVYVAQDSAGNKARCKFKVKVLDTEPPMIENCIDPPVFFTDNGIGISNVTWDEPGFYDNSKAPVRVEQNYRPGESSFPVGLTKVVYDAIDKYDNKASCVLNVTIKDICQEIPEILNGYSNCSSGECTLTCEKGFGFADEVPNLRIVEDVLLLKCNTSNSNWTEENYIPDCSELTPPKSGSQEGSIVLEGNATDVCDNQTTLRELSEYITADLRSTLLDICGNDIECNLITFDPECEQSVPLSDTPFSNVLRRRRESNDNGVPGIELFPNNGTVAYRIDKKLKRDAKPNDNIDRGKVRTKKKKKEKIEIKFKFLGKIIEENVENPREGVQKLKQKIESMTKSGQLNLLDNKTNQEIAKLALNLHLVFKNFQELCEPGSVLKKHTCVKCPFGTFHDSSTERCQPCAFGEYEDTIGSLKCKRCPEYTFTKRMHAKSLQDCIRLCRPGYYSRKKRYHGTGSALEPCLMCNIGFYQPEYGHTRCLSCPLNTTTEDRGSKDINSCLPVYKIEVEVCRTESCLNGGQCVQEEGSFSCDCRDYYVGSKCETFRSPCDSSPCLHEGSCNLQSLPNGTTYYTCTCKNGYSGNNCEIHIDECAVNPCRNNGTCLSTESDYSCECKSGFEGELCEIALDHCDPSLCVEGSTCRTVDETWQCFCRPGFLGRHCNRLPCDWLPCTGNSYCVNIEEENATRQSYRCKCIDGYIGKNCSIPVDHCSGLPCRNNGKCLRGTTNYTCTCPVPFTGRNCETELSSDYVMHFTKSGTTDYVSMKGGAMNLLELTTCLWLQSKDTFNYGTVLSYATRYYDNAFTLTDYNGLVIYINGQKVVTDIKVNDGYWHFVCVTWESENGSWNAFMDGFLRDNGTRLARRTIVQGNGTLVIGQEQDRIGGGFSELESYLGKLTLLDIWSTVLTAADVKHLFNTCEKYHGNVIAWSQVQEHVYGDVAILSSPFCRGCPLPVVPFKGNINVSEDSFEITYYCDTGYMVRFRGKEHRSLKIKCLKQGQWEGYYTPICTRRKCGFPGYFPRGYVQGRSYSFGDEIHYACLNGYELRGNPRRICNADGKWSGVPPVCIGRTCKNLLAPENGDIEYVIEEYERDDLSILQVGQQLEFKCDHGYRLIGEQFLTCLESGIWDHKRPTCVVYGCPSPKEIEHSYATFTSSNNLHETSVTSLNLETTSMHRERHLDRICSRLRASEMLFARSCK; encoded by the exons ATGATCGGTCCTTGTGCCAAGAGATGCATATTAATCGGATTGTTGTcccgtttgttcgtttcgagcgcggCCACGAACGATGTTCCTCGATTCGACACGAGGTTgaacgtcgaaacgatcgaagaggaCACGAGCGCAccgtttcttttcaatttcggcGAGAGAAGGAGTACGAATCGCCGCGAACCGATCAGAAGTTTCGAGGAtgcgaaaaaaatgtttaaaaataaggCCGACACTTTGTCACGTCTCTTCAAAATTCACATCGATCGATTGAAGAGTCAAACCGAACAG GTGGAGTTGGTATTCCTCGTCGATGCATCGGGTTCAGTCGGTCTGACAAATTTCCAAAGTGaattgaattttgtaaaaaatttattgtccgacTTTATCGTGGAACCGTCGGCTACCAGAGTGGCGATCGTAACATTTGGCGGAAGGAGACACATCAAACGCAACGTCGATCAGATATCTCGTACCGGTGACAACGACCACAAGTGTTATTTGCTGAACAAACAATTGAACAACATCAGTTACTCCGGTGGTGGAACTTATACGCGTGGCGCTCTTATAGAAGCTCTA aaaattctcgagaacgGCCGACAGAACGCGGAGAAAGCGGTGTTTCTTATAACCGATGGATTCAGTAACGGTGGTGATCCGCGACCCGCGGCGAACCTATTGAAAAGCGCAGGTGCAACGATATTCACTTTTGGAATACGAACGGGGAACGTGCAGGAGCTTCACGACATAGCCAGTCTACCAGGATACACGCACAGTTATTTTCTGGATAGTTTCTCCGAATTCGAAGCCCTCGCGCGACGAGCGTTGCACCGCG ATCTGAGAGCGGGCAAATATGTACCAGTTACGGTTCCAGATAATTGCGGCCTCTTGTGTAAGAATATCAGCGAGGTCGAAAACGAGCAAACTTGTTGCGATAATTTCGCGACATGCGCTTGCGGAATCGCAACCGGTCATTACGCTTGCATCTGTCCCACTGGATATTTTGGTTCTGGTTTCAAAGGTTCCTGCCAAC CTTGCCCGAACGGTACGTACGCTTCCGAGGAAATATCCGGTGACTCCACGTCCACGTGCATATCCTGCCCCGATGCGAATCACGTGACCATCAAAGTACCTGCAACTTCGGTGGCACATTGCGTTTGTGCGTCCGGATTTACCACAGACGGAAATAAATGCGAAG TTATAACGTGTCCAAAGTTGAAGATACCAGAGAACGGATACTTGGTGAAAGCCGGTGCGTGCAGCAACGTCGTTCATGCAGCGTGCGGTATAAGATGCAGAATCGGTTTCTACCTAACAGGCGACAGTATACGACTATGTGGAAAGGATGGCAGTTGGTCCGGAAACGAACCGAAATGTCTTT TGAAAACTTGTCCGGCGCTCCGAGCTCCGACCCATGGACGAATGCGATGCCAGAACGAAGAGGATCAGCATTTAATTACAGAGAATTTCACGGCGTATCCGATCGACGCGCGTTGTCAATTCAGATGTGATAACGGTTATCAGCTTCGAGGGAGCAAGATTCGCAACTGCTTACCTCTGTCGCAATGGGACGGTCTTAAAGCGACTTGTAAAG CAATAACATGCGAACCTCTAAAACGAATCGCAAATGGGAACATATTACCTGAAAATTGCTTCGGACCGGAAAAGGTACCGTTTGGAATAAACTGTACGATAATGTGCAAGAAAGGTTTCCTCCTCGAAGGCCCGCAGACTAAATTATGTGGTGGACGTTCTGGAGTCTGGTCGCAACGACGAAGCGTTAATCGTTGCATAG ATGAAACACCACCCTTGATAGTGTGTCCGTCAGATATCGTCACATGGAGCTTACCAAAACGAAATTACGCGTACGTTAATTGGACAACACCTACGGTGGCCGACAATGCAGACGAGCTACCCCTGATCTGGAGTAAACCGTACGTTACGTTCCCTTGGAAAGTCAAAATCGGCACGCGTACAGTGGTATACGTGGCTCAAGATTCGGCTGGGAATAAAGCCAGATGCaaatttaaagtaaaagttCTTG ACACGGAACCACCCATGATCGAAAATTGCATAGATCCTCCAGTGTTCTTCACCGATAATGGAATCGGAATAAGTAACGTAACCTGGGACGAACCTGGTTTTTACGACAACTCGAAAGCACCCGTGCGAGTCGAACAAAATTATCGACCCGGAGAAAGCTCGTTTCCGGTAGGATTAACAAAAGTGGTATACGACGCGATCGATAAGTACGATAATAAAGCGAGTTGCGTGCTGAACGTTACTATAAAAG ACATATGTCAAGAAATACCAGAGATACTGAACGGTTACTCGAATTGTTCCTCGGGCGAGTGTACTTTAACGTGCGAAAAAGGATTTGGATTCGCGGATGAAGTTCCAAATCTTCGTATCGTGGAAGACGTGTTGCTACTGAAGTGTAACACGAGCAATTCAAACTGGACCGAGGAAAATTATATTCCCGATTGTTCCG AATTAACCCCACCTAAAAGCGGGTCTCAAGAAGGAAGTATCGTTTTGGAAGGAAACGCGACCGATGTATGCGACAACCAAACGACCCTCCGTGAA ttGAGCGAATATATTACTGCCGATTTAAGATCGACGTTGCTCGACATTTGCGGAAACGATATCGAGTGCAACCTCATTACCTTCGATCCTGAATGCGAGCAAAGTGTTCCGTTATCGGACACTCCTTTCTCGAACGTGCTGAGAAGACGAAGAGAATCGAACGACAACGGTGTTCCTGGTATCGAATTGTTTCCAAACAACGGAACGGTTGCGTATCGCATCGATAAAAAACTGAAACGAGACGCCAAACCGAACGATAACATCGATAGGGGCAAAGtgagaacgaagaagaagaagaaagagaaaatcgagataaaattcaaatttttag GAAAGATAATCGAGGAAAATGTTGAAAATCCTCGGGAAGGGGTGCAGAAATTGAAACAGAAGATCGAATCGATGACCAAATCCGGACAGTTAAATTTGTTGGATAACAAAACGAATCAAGAAATCGCGAAACTTGCATTGAATCTGCATCTCGTTTTTAAGAATTTCCAGGAACTCTGCGAGCCGGGAAGCGTTCTGAAGAAACACACTTGCG TAAAGTGTCCTTTTGGCACGTTTCACGATTCCTCGACAGAACGATGTCAACCGTGCGCTTTCGGAGAATACGAAGACACCATCGGATCCTTGAAGTGTAAACGTTGTCCCGAGTACACTTTTACGAAAAGGATGCACGCGAAATCGTTGCAGGATTGCATAC GTCTATGCAGACCAGGATATTACTCCCGAAAGAAACGCTATCACGGCACGGGTTCGGCTCTCGAACCGTGTCTGATGTGCAATATTGGATTTTATCAACCGGAATACGGGCACACCCGTTGCCTGTCGTGTCCATTAAATACCACCACGGAAGATCGTGGATCCAAGGACATAAACAGCTGTCTACCCGTGTACAAGATCGAAGTTGAAGTTTGTCGAACGGAATCTTGTTTGAACGGTGGACAATGCGTGCAAGAAGAGGGCAGCTTCAGTTGCGATTGTCGTGATTACTACGTCG GTTCGAAGTGCGAGACGTTTCGAAGTCCGTGCGATTCCTCACCTTGTCTGCACGAAGGATCGTGCAACTTGCAAAGTCTTCCGAATGGCACTACGTACTACACTTGTACGTGCAAGAATGGATATTCGGGTAACAATTGCGAG ATACACATAGACGAATGCGCTGTTAATCCTTGTCGGAACAACGGCACCTGCCTGAGCACCGAAAGCGATTACAGCTGCGAATGCAAGAGCGGCTTTGAAG GGGAGCTCTGCGAAATCGCTCTGGATCACTGCGATCCATCGCTCTGCGTGGAAGGATCCACTTGTCGCACTGTTGACGAAACCTGGCAATGTTTCTGCAGACCTGGTTTCCTCGGTCGCCATTGCAATCGTTTGCCCTGCGATTGGTTACCGTGCACCGGGAACTCGTACTGCGTGAACATCGAAGAAGAAAATGCAACGCGACAGAGTTACAG aTGCAAGTGTATCGATGGCTACATCGGGAAGAATTGCTCGATACCCGTAGATCACTGTAGCGGTCTCCCATGTAGGAATAATGGGAAATGCCTCCGTGGAACTACCAATTACACGTGCACGTGTCCTGTTCCGTTCACAGGCCGGAATTGCGAGACTG AATTGTCATCCGATTATGTAATGCACTTCACTAAATCGGGAACCACGGACTACGTCAGTATGAAAGGCGGTGCGATGAATcttttggag TTAACAACATGCTTGTGGCTGCAATCAAAGGACACGTTTAATTATGGCACGGTGTTGTCATACGCAACACGGTATTACGACAACGCGTTTACCTTAACCGACTATAACGG ACTCGTAATATACATCAATGGACAAAAAGTGGTAACCGACATTAAAGTGAACGATGGATACTGGCATTTTGTTTGCGTCACCTGGGAAAGCGAGAACGGTTCTTGGAACGCATTCATGGATGGATTTTTAAGAGACAATGGAACTCGCTTGGCGAGAAGAACTATCGTACAAG GTAATGGAACCCTAGTCATTGGTCAAGAACAAGATCGTATCGGAGGCGGATTCTCCGAATTGGAGTCTTATCTGGGTAAATTAACTTTACTGGACATTTGGAGCACGGTTTTAACAGCGGCGGACGTGAAACATTTATTCAATACCTGTGAGAAATATCACGGCAACGTAATTGCATGGTCGCAGGTGCAAGAACACGTGTACGGCGACGTTGCG ATATTAAGCAGCCCGTTTTGCCGCGGTTGTCCTTTACCAGTTGTACCGTTTAAAGGTAACATAAACGTCAGCGAAGACTCGTTCGAAATTACTTATTATTGCGACACCGGTTACATGGTGCGATTTCGCGGCAAGGAacatcgatcgttgaaaattaagTGCCTTAAGCAAGGACAATGGGAAGGCTATTATACACCGATTTGCACCA GAAGAAAATGTGGCTTTCCGGGATATTTCCCACGTGGTTACGTGCAAGGTAGATCGTACTCCTTCGGCGACGAAATACATTATGCTTGTCTGAATGGTTACGAGCTTCGTGGGAATCCTCGTAGAATTTGTAATGCCGATGGGAAGTGGAGCGGAGTACCTCCAGTCTGCATAG GGCGAACGTGCAAAAACTTATTGGCTCCGGAAAACGGAGACATCGAGTACGTAATAGAAGAATACGAAAGGGACGATCTTTCGATTTTACAG GTAGGGCAACAGCTCGAATTCAAATGCGATCACGGGTATCGTCTGATAGGTGAACAATTCCTAACGTGTCTAGAATCGGGAATATGGGATCACAAGAGACCAAcgtgcgtggtttatggatGTCCATCACCGAAAGA GATCGAACACAGCTATGCAACCTTTACCAGTTCGAACAATCTGCACGAGACTTCCGTCACGAGCCTCAATTTGGAAACG ACTTCAATGCACCGAGAACGGCACTTGGACCGGATTTGTTCCCGATTGCGTGCCTCTGAGATGCTCTTCGCCCGAAGTTGTAAATAA